In the Pogona vitticeps strain Pit_001003342236 chromosome 2, PviZW2.1, whole genome shotgun sequence genome, CAATGCCCAGAGTGGGGCCACGTCACTAGACctggaaggaatggaagagaGCATGAAGTGCATCCTGAACCAACACACCATCCCTGAGAAAGGTGGGAAGGGAAGAGCATGTGGCACTAAAGCCACTTAGATGGGTAAGGAGGCCATTTTAATGTATAACTAATATGGTGGGGCATCAACAATGGCAGGGAAACCAGTGCAGTTAGGGGTCATGTGGGGCTGAGGGACTGTAAGAATTGTAGcttgtaaaagtaacttttccaagatttaGACTGGGTCTCAGTCAATGTATTTACAAGCATAGAGAAGAGCACCCAGAGGAGGTATTGACAAACACATTCTGGAGGGAACCAGATTGAGGATTTCAAAGCAATTCTCACCCCAGCTTCTAAATAAGCAAATCAGAAGCCTGCATGGCCAAACAAAATATACTGTGCCAGATAGAGGGCAACATGTCACTCTTTTCACCATTCATTCATCCAGTGATGCTCCCAGATTCCTGTTACTACTGCTTGTCCTAAGGATTGGGCTGGGTTCATGCTGCCTCCAAAGAATGTGCCCTGTAGGAAGTATCAGATGATACATACTGTATGTAGCCAGTGATATATTTTTACTTCTCTCCTGTGGTCCATGCTCCAAGATACTACAGCATCTTCTTTTTAACTGGAGCTTATCATTGTCACTTGTTATTTACAAAacactaaaaaaatcaaactagaTCAGTTTCCCATTTCATAATAGGACGTTCTGCTCAGAGGTACCTTTTTTTTTCAGACCTTCCAGCAAAGACTTGTAAATGACACCCATGTCCATTTCCCAATGActgatcacaaaacaaaaacaagctaatttgcaacaggAGGTGAAGAAGGCTCCTGCTAAGATAAACTGATGTTTTGGATCCCTAggccaaaaaggaggaggaagagctggtTGTTTCTCACACCTTCCTTAAAGGGACAGCTAGTTGTTTGGCGTTCTGCTTTCTTACGGCAGCCAGTGCACCTGCTATGACAGAGAAGCCCACGGCTAATGTCCCAGGCTTGCCCATCTCATGCCTTCGATGGTCTTATACAGAAAAGATGGTGAGAGCGAGCTGGAAAGTGGACAAAGCTTCCATTCCCGAGGCCTGTCCAGCATTGCCGTCACTGCTGACCTGAAATGAGAAACACAGAACATATTAAAAAACCTACATTCCTGTTCTCTAAAAACGACTCCCCACCAGCATGTatgcaatactgtactgtacactgtTTCTTCCAGTTCTCTTGCCAGATGTGACTGCTTTAGCACTACAGAATGGATATGCTGGGATTTAGACAGTGGTCTCAGTGGCAACAGAAATTTTAGATGCTCCATCCATTGCATGCCATGTGTTGAGAGCTCAGTAGATCCCCTCTCTTGCTTTCTGTCAAGTCAgcacctggctcagcaaaagcAGGACCTTATGTTAACCTCTCACTTGCATATGCTCCctctttttctgttcatttctcctttctttggCCAGTGCTTGCTGACTTGTTGCAAAGAGCCAGAACAATCCTGTGAATGAAAAGGTGGGAACAAAAGCCACCTCCCCACACCCTACAGCTGTCATATGTCTCTGTCCCATTTAATTAGCATCCAATAGACTCCTTTAGGTGCAAAGATTGAGAAAGTAACaccagggcagccattttgatgcAAGTGATGAAGCAAAGGAGGTAAGACTTTTCTGATGCCTCTCTGCTGAGGAAACTTTGAGAGATCTGCCTTAAAGAAGGTGATCCTTTCAAATTAGGGCAGGGGGACTCACTAGGGGGTGCACAATGTTTCTGGCTTATGAAGATGAAAAGCTTAGGGAAAGTTTGTCAGGTTGTGATTGCACTCACACTGGCTTTAACGAAAGATGAAATGGAGTCACAAAATCTGTGTTGAACTGTTGGATGTGAACAAACAGACCTTGAATCATCAGTAGCAATAGAACATTATCATTCACAGCTCATACCTATTTCTTAAGTGATGTTGGCAGACATCTTATTGGTAAATTTACTCCCATAAGCTGCATGACATCATCATCTGGCAATGGGAATCTTTAATTTAATGGAATGAAACATTTCTTACCTCCTCCTCCATGCTGTGCTCCCTAGCGATCCTTTTTGCTCTTCGGAAGACTTTGGATGGACCGCAGAAAATTGCCACCAGTGATTTAGTTGTTTTCCCCAGATATCAGAGGTACTCCCCATGAATCATCAGACTCCCAAAGGCATATCAAGAGCAAAAGGTATCCATAGGAAGACATGGAACTTGAAAGGTggggaaacaaatttttaaattaaattaaatattttttttctgtatgatgTTGTCTGGcataataaacaaacagacaaactgCTGGCCAGTCAATTCTAATTGATGGccactctttccagggttttctagctagagggtactcagaagtggtttcccattcccttcttctggggcatcctgggactgtacaccctgcccaaggctacacaggatggctcttctatcaggaggcatagtagggaatcATTATGTAGCATAAATGTATGcccacaggatttcagtcattaaatTATCAGAAGGGCATCCAATTATATAGGCGAGATGGAACAAAACAGTTTGATAACTGATATCCAGGGCCTAAATGAAATAGAGCCATATCCATCATACAAGGCCCATCCACGTTAAGGGATTTATTCAACCTTCCTTGCACCCATGGTACTAATATTACATTCCAGTAGCCATGTGACACAAGACTAAAACTACTGTAGATTTGTTGAGGTTGGAGGGAGGAGCAATATGCtgtttggtgtgatccttgcgtCCAGATGACATATGAATGTCAAGTGCCCCTATTTCTGGTCTCCTGAAATGGCACGTTTGTACAAAGCCAGAAtctggggaaagggaaagaggggtGGGCTCAAGTAGGGGTGGGAAAGGCAAGCAGCAGAGGCAAAGGGAGAAAACACAGCTGATTGCCAGCCAAAAAACAGACACCCACTTACCCTTTCCACTTCCCTTTGGCTACAGAGCTtggagaggggaaaggagaaggCATACAGAGAAGGGGTGTGTGCAATCTTGCACTGTGTCAACAGaatcaaaatgcaattaaaatttgCTTTCTGAGGGGGTTTTTTCTCTACAACCAGGTGGTGGTGGTATTCTGGCTGTGATTTGCCCCATGCATGATGTACTCATATGGACCCCAACACTGTGTTGGTGCATGTTGATCCACACACTTTGTGAATGTGTGTCATTTGACTGTTTCTTTAAAGGCATTTTTTCTGCTTGTCAGTCTCCACTCCTACACACCTGACTTCTACTACTCCTGTCTGACATTCTTGGGATGTCAGCTGTTCCTGCATTCTGCTTTTGTAATGTTACAGCTTTTGCATTATAGCATAAAAgtgaaaactattttttaaagaaaaaggcattGCTGCAAAAAATGCAATCTATCTTTTTTATAATGTTAGCACTTTTGCACCATAGTGAAAGTGAacgctaaaaataaattaaaattagaaaacaTAGCAACAAAAATGTGAATGTTTGAGAATAAGGGGCAGGTAAAATGTTGATCAAATGCTTGCTGTTACACACCTCCCTGCAAAAACGGTGCATATACACGTCAGTAATTCCCAATCGTGATTTTATTCTCCTTTCAAGTTCCCAACTCTACCAATGTTCACTCATCTACCACTTGCTGAAAAAGACGGTGTCGGTACACCCACGAATCTTTACTTCGCACCAGCAAGGCGAACTGCAGAGAAAGCAATGCTCCCAATAATAAGATGGCGGCTCCACGGCTGTTCCTGCTCACAACCCTACCCCTCCCGACGCTTTCAAGATGGCGGAAGCAATTCCTGACGGGCGTGGGCGTTACACCCCCTTTCAAGTGGGCGAGCGCCCCCTGTTGTTAAAGTGCAGACTGCTCACGTGGTATACGCGTACCGTTCTAAGATGGCGGCGCCCATGTGGAGAGGGATGAGGCAGCAAGGGTGTCTTTTGCGCGGCTTTGGGCATCGTTTTGTGGAAGCAGTGCCTCGGAAAGGTAGGATTCTTCTAAACTTAATGGAAATTGCTGCCCAATTTCTACTTGTTTTTTGGCTGAGAGTCTGGTGCTCTTTCTAGGGCTTAGCTTTGTTTCGCCAGGCGTTTGCGTCCTTTGGATCAGCGTCGCAAGTAGAAAGTCCACAGGGAAATGTTTCCTTATGTTTTTCAGAGTCGCCAAAGTTAAATTGTTGCTCTTTGGGTTGCTGTTAAAGATGCCGAAACATCTAGTCCAGCAACACCCATTCCATGTCTCACAGTTTCTTGTCTTAGTAGAAGGACGAAGCTGGGATTTTCCGAGCCCCGTTATCGAAGATGCAATTGATCCTGGCATAGAGAAAGTGAGAAATGGTAGCTTGTGCTTCGTTTCAATACATTAGAACATTTCTCAcatggttttaaaatgtatttcacaAATGCAAGGCTTAAGCCTAATCCAAACTAACCTGTGAAATGCCTCTTACAATTTTTGTACcatatttctttttatcttttactgcTTACAATttagattcattttaaaaaaattccaagtcAATTCATTCCAATATTTTCCTCCGAAAGTTTTCACTGACAAAGGTTTGTCAGTAATTTTCTTCAGGATATAATATTATACTGGTCAGGGCTTTTTGGAGTTCCTTTCTGTGAAGATGACAAACTACACAAACTCATGTTGTAATTTTTAATTGCAGAGATCAGTTTCAAACTAGATGAGAGAACAACCCATAGCTCCTTGGATTTGTGCAGAAAGGACACTGGTGTTATCTACCGCATGCTTGGGATTGACCCAACCAAAGCCCCCCAGAACCCCGAACGCTTCAGAGATTGGGCTGTGGTACTGGCTGACAGTGCAGTGTCCAGTGGCTGCCATTACTGGGAAGTGACCGTCAAACGATCGCAGCAGTTCCGCATTGGGGTAGCAGATGTGGATGTTTCCCGGGAAGTCTGCATTGGAATGGATGACCGTTCCTGGGTCTTTGCCTATGCGAATCGGCGCTGGAATGCCATGTTTGCCAATGAAACGACTCCCATCCATAACATTGGCAAGCCAGAAAGAGTAGGTCTGTTCTTGGACTATGAAGGCAAGAAACTTAGCTTGGTGGATATTAGTAAATATGTGTTTATCTATAGCATGCCTGCTGATTTCCAAGGCCCTGTGGTGCCTGCCTTTGCCCTCTGGGATGGGGAACTGTTAACTCATTCAGGGCTCAATATACCTGAGCAGCTCAACCAAAACTGAAGCCTCAACCCCAACGTTGGATGTTCGGATGAATTCTTTACCTGAGAGACTAGAATCTTCAGAAAGCTATGTAACAAAGGGGAACCTGTCTGTCAAGCCAGAGGATTTCGTTCTGCTTTCCTCATATGAAGAGGTCTCAATTCTCTCCCGAAAGCCATCCCAGTTTAGAATGAAATCCCACTTTAGAATTTTACCCAAAGCAGTCAGTGACAGGACCACGTTCTAACTGCACTTCCTTTGTTTCCTGCTGAGATTAATGTCTAAATCAGAATAGCTGAGGCTTGGAAGCAGTTCTTTGGTTTATCTCTACAGAAAAATATGCTAAAGGGGTTAAATCTTGGTTGGGAGTCAGCAGAAGGAGAGATTTGCTCCTTTTTTTGGAGTAGCAAATGTGTTTTTGACAGCTGTTTTATGCCTCTGATCACCTATATCCTTTTCTTTCCTCATCCTGAGGGTGGGGGAGCTGTGGCTGTTGATACgttgttggacttcagttcccctcAGTCCTAATCAGTGGTCATAAAtcctgggtattgtagtccaggGACAGCTagaaggccacaggttccccatTCCTGTTCTTTCCCTGTCCTTCAATTTCATAAACAGACCCCTCTTCTCATCAGAAGTACCTCTTGGCACTTTCAAGGCAGGAAACCTCCAATTGAGGAAGAGAGCATTGCCCTCTGCTGGCCTAGGTGGAGGACAGGCATGGCTTTGTCAAAGCAGCTGCCCTCTCCATGACATGCCCAGTGGAGATCTCGCCCTCTCCTGTGCTCACAAACATTGCTGCACTTGTCAAGCGTTATAGGAATTGCTTTATCATCACACAGCTCAAGAACGCCATCTCCTTCTACTATATCTGAGCTTAGGAAGCCTGTATGTGTACAGTATCATAAAGGGCAGCAGTAATGGAATACATCCAGGTTAGGTCTGTTGATATGTAACTCCAACCTAGGATATTTTGTGTTAAGAGAGTTGGCACATAAAAGGGCACAGTTT is a window encoding:
- the SPRYD4 gene encoding SPRY domain-containing protein 4 encodes the protein MAAPMWRGMRQQGCLLRGFGHRFVEAVPRKEISFKLDERTTHSSLDLCRKDTGVIYRMLGIDPTKAPQNPERFRDWAVVLADSAVSSGCHYWEVTVKRSQQFRIGVADVDVSREVCIGMDDRSWVFAYANRRWNAMFANETTPIHNIGKPERVGLFLDYEGKKLSLVDISKYVFIYSMPADFQGPVVPAFALWDGELLTHSGLNIPEQLNQN